A region of Pseudomonas sp. Marseille-Q3773 DNA encodes the following proteins:
- a CDS encoding GGDEF domain-containing protein, with the protein MALDPPTMLTISIALAAAAALYLAIEWRSVREPSLLFWSAGFATISLGSTLALLRGIGLLLIGIWFANGLLVVAHGLFLVGVLRFTQVRLSWRWLLVVPLWFALLLLPVGPQWSNVMLMANSLLVALLTLKASLLLRPHGRSLSVGAVQLRYVLLVHGLFYLGKAAIAIIPGTLIDLATFGGLIIQVSLVEGTMAIMLIALSMTGTVRYRREERIARLAARDPLTALYNRRALEVRAGQFFKDVSPAQPGALLLIDIDNFKLVNDLHGHVAGDRLLVALGEMIRTLLPERSLAARLGGDEFVILLWGTSSERVLELGGLLREQFQQFASNTAPTPQPVTLSIGANLFDQPPASLAALIEQGDVALYQSKRSGRDSIRFVERPMADLG; encoded by the coding sequence ATGGCGCTTGATCCACCCACGATGCTGACCATTTCGATCGCCTTGGCTGCTGCCGCCGCGTTGTACCTTGCGATCGAATGGCGCAGTGTCCGCGAGCCGTCGCTGCTGTTCTGGAGCGCAGGCTTTGCCACCATCTCGCTCGGTTCGACCCTGGCCTTGCTGCGCGGTATCGGTCTGCTGCTGATCGGCATCTGGTTCGCCAACGGCTTGCTGGTGGTGGCGCACGGGCTGTTCCTGGTGGGCGTATTGCGCTTCACCCAGGTGCGCCTGTCATGGCGCTGGCTGCTGGTAGTCCCGCTGTGGTTCGCCTTGCTGCTGTTGCCCGTCGGGCCGCAGTGGTCGAACGTGATGCTGATGGCCAACTCGTTGCTGGTGGCACTGCTGACGCTCAAGGCCAGCCTGTTGTTGCGCCCGCACGGCCGCTCGCTGAGCGTTGGCGCGGTGCAGTTGCGCTATGTATTGCTGGTGCATGGGCTGTTCTACCTGGGCAAGGCGGCCATCGCCATCATCCCAGGTACGCTGATTGACCTGGCCACCTTCGGCGGGCTGATCATCCAGGTTTCCCTGGTGGAGGGAACGATGGCGATCATGCTCATCGCCTTGTCCATGACCGGCACTGTGCGCTACCGGCGCGAGGAGCGGATCGCCCGGCTGGCAGCGCGCGACCCGTTGACCGCGCTGTATAACCGGCGGGCCCTGGAGGTGCGCGCAGGGCAGTTCTTCAAGGACGTGAGCCCGGCGCAGCCCGGGGCCTTGCTGCTGATCGACATCGATAATTTCAAACTGGTCAACGACCTGCACGGGCATGTGGCAGGCGACCGCTTGCTGGTCGCCCTGGGCGAGATGATTCGCACGCTGTTGCCTGAGCGCTCGCTGGCAGCACGCTTGGGCGGCGATGAGTTCGTCATCCTGCTGTGGGGCACAAGCAGCGAACGGGTGCTGGAACTGGGCGGGTTGCTGCGTGAGCAGTTCCAGCAGTTTGCCAGCAACACGGCACCGACGCCGCAGCCTGTCACCTTGAGCATCGGTGCCAACCTGTTCGATCAGCCGCCGGCAAGCCTGGCGGCGCTGATCGAGCAGGGCGATGTGGCGTTGTACCAGTCCAAGCGCAGTGGACGGGACAGTATCCGTTTTGTCGAAAGGCCGATGGCCGACCTCGGCTGA
- the ppnN gene encoding nucleotide 5'-monophosphate nucleosidase PpnN, whose product MPQRHVINASVSPKGSLETLSQREVQQLSEVGTGSLYTLFRQCALAILNTGAHVDNAKTILEAYQDFEVRIHQQDRGVRLELLNAPADAFVDGEMIASTREMLFSALRDIVYTESELASQRIDLESSQGITDYVFHLLRNARTLRPGVEPKMVVCWGGHSISSEEYQYTKKVGHELGLRKLDVCTGCGPGVMKGPMKGATIAHAKQRMHGSRYLGLTEPGIIAAEAPNPIVNELVILPDIEKRLEAFVRVGHGIIIFPGGAGTAEEFLYLLGILMHPDNQGLPFPVVLTGPRSAEPYLQQLHAFVGATLGEAAHRLYQIIIDDPAEVARHMVEGLKEVKQFRRERNDAFHFNWLLKIEESFQRPFDPTHQAMADLELRRDLPAHELAANLRRAFSGIVAGNVKDKGIRLIEEHGPYQIRGDSAVLDPLGRLLQAFVDQHRMKLPGGAAYVPCYQVVT is encoded by the coding sequence ATGCCCCAACGCCATGTCATCAATGCATCCGTCAGCCCCAAAGGCAGCCTGGAGACGCTGTCACAACGTGAAGTGCAGCAACTGAGTGAAGTCGGTACCGGTAGCCTTTACACCCTGTTCCGCCAGTGCGCCCTGGCCATCCTCAACACCGGCGCCCATGTCGACAATGCCAAGACCATCCTCGAGGCCTACCAGGACTTCGAGGTACGTATCCACCAACAGGACCGTGGCGTGCGCCTGGAGTTGCTGAATGCCCCAGCAGACGCCTTCGTCGATGGCGAGATGATCGCCAGTACCCGTGAAATGCTGTTCAGCGCCCTGCGCGACATCGTCTACACCGAAAGCGAGCTGGCCAGCCAGCGCATCGACCTGGAAAGCTCCCAGGGCATCACCGACTATGTGTTCCACCTGCTGCGCAACGCCCGCACCCTGCGCCCGGGCGTGGAGCCGAAGATGGTGGTGTGCTGGGGCGGCCATTCGATCAGCAGCGAGGAATACCAGTACACCAAGAAGGTCGGCCACGAACTGGGCCTGCGCAAACTGGACGTGTGCACCGGCTGCGGCCCGGGCGTGATGAAGGGCCCGATGAAAGGCGCAACCATTGCCCACGCCAAGCAGCGCATGCACGGCAGCCGCTACCTGGGCCTTACCGAGCCAGGGATCATTGCCGCCGAGGCACCCAACCCGATCGTCAACGAACTGGTGATCCTGCCGGACATCGAGAAGCGCCTGGAAGCCTTCGTCCGTGTCGGCCACGGCATCATCATCTTCCCGGGCGGTGCCGGTACGGCCGAGGAGTTCCTCTACCTGCTGGGCATCCTCATGCACCCGGACAACCAGGGCCTGCCGTTCCCGGTGGTGCTCACCGGCCCGCGCAGCGCCGAGCCGTACCTGCAACAATTGCACGCCTTCGTCGGCGCCACGCTTGGTGAAGCGGCGCATCGCCTGTACCAGATCATCATCGACGACCCGGCGGAAGTGGCCCGACACATGGTCGAAGGGCTCAAGGAGGTCAAACAGTTCCGCCGTGAGCGCAACGATGCGTTCCATTTCAACTGGCTGCTGAAAATCGAAGAAAGCTTCCAGCGCCCGTTCGACCCGACCCACCAGGCCATGGCCGACCTGGAGCTGCGGCGCGATCTGCCCGCCCATGAACTGGCCGCCAACCTGCGCCGGGCGTTCTCCGGGATTGTCGCAGGCAACGTCAAGGACAAGGGCATCCGCCTGATCGAGGAACACGGGCCGTACCAGATCCGTGGCGACAGCGCCGTGCTGGACCCATTGGGCCGGCTGCTGCAGGCGTTCGTCGACCAGCACCGGATGAAACTGCCTGGCGGCGCGGCGTATGTCCCGTGCTACCAGGTGGTGACCTGA
- a CDS encoding YeiH family protein produces the protein MATVPSNPVIAPTLSTRGRLNGILFVALFALAVTQLAALPAIASLGISPLIVGIVAGALYANALRDGVSASWAAGINFSARGLLRIAVAFFGLRVSLQEIAEVGWAGLIVSVLVVGSTLLIGLWCGMKVFKLDRDSALLTAAGSAICGAAAVLAFESALRSAPHKSAMAVGSVVLFGTLSMFLYPLAINAGWLQLDTLGAGLFLGGTLHEVAQVVGAASNVSADATHIATIVKMTRVMLLVPVLLLAGLWISRTRQPGQAQGNGRITMPWFAFGFLALVLVNSSQLLPSGVTQAINSLDTFALTMAMTALGMETRFSQIRQAGPRALATGAILNLWLIGGGLAITFAVQKLLG, from the coding sequence ATGGCCACGGTACCGTCCAACCCCGTTATTGCACCCACCCTCTCCACCCGCGGGCGGCTCAATGGCATTTTGTTCGTCGCGCTGTTCGCGCTTGCGGTCACCCAGCTGGCCGCCCTGCCTGCCATCGCCAGCCTCGGTATCAGCCCGCTGATTGTCGGTATCGTCGCCGGTGCGCTGTACGCCAACGCGCTGCGCGACGGGGTATCCGCAAGCTGGGCTGCAGGCATCAACTTCTCCGCGCGCGGCCTGTTGCGCATTGCCGTTGCCTTCTTCGGCCTGCGGGTCAGTCTGCAGGAAATCGCCGAAGTCGGCTGGGCGGGGCTCATCGTGTCCGTGCTGGTGGTGGGCAGCACCCTGTTGATCGGCTTGTGGTGCGGCATGAAGGTGTTCAAGCTGGACCGCGACAGCGCCTTGCTGACCGCTGCGGGCAGCGCCATCTGCGGCGCCGCTGCGGTACTGGCGTTCGAATCAGCCCTGCGCAGCGCCCCGCACAAGAGTGCCATGGCGGTCGGTAGCGTGGTGCTGTTCGGCACCCTGTCGATGTTCCTCTACCCGCTGGCGATCAACGCCGGCTGGCTGCAGTTGGATACCCTCGGCGCTGGCCTGTTCCTCGGCGGCACCCTTCACGAGGTGGCGCAGGTGGTTGGCGCGGCCAGCAATGTCAGTGCCGATGCCACGCATATCGCCACGATCGTCAAGATGACCCGGGTGATGCTGCTGGTGCCGGTGCTGTTGCTGGCGGGGCTGTGGATCAGCCGCACACGCCAGCCGGGCCAGGCCCAGGGCAACGGGCGCATTACCATGCCCTGGTTCGCCTTCGGCTTCCTTGCACTGGTGCTGGTCAATTCCTCCCAGTTGCTGCCAAGTGGCGTGACACAAGCCATCAACAGCCTGGATACCTTCGCCCTGACCATGGCCATGACTGCACTGGGCATGGAAACGCGCTTCAGCCAGATCCGCCAGGCCGGGCCGCGAGCGCTGGCCACCGGGGCGATCCTGAACCTGTGGCTGATCGGGGGTGGGCTGGCAATCACCTTCGCCGTACAGAAGTTGCTGGGATGA
- a CDS encoding EAL domain-containing protein, translated as MDATFGSNSSRSQVVRQLTLVFSSLLLLILLLGLVSLYRIAESLDARERTQSRFHAESALAQLQKNERNYLVSYAVWQAAYDHLAGRVDRHWAYDEDNLGETLYSTDGYEGVFVLGDDGTHYALLEGQLSEQRFERHSGSRAQVLQRARQATTQEQQAASGYLVFDGQPALFTAAVIRPSSAAQPLPASGAVLVFVRVLSPKVLGQLGRSAGLAGFAVVAASQVQADQERLPLEDSGYALTWHIEQPGTELLKTVLLPLALALLIIALVMLLFARYAMRATASMDRSHHALAASKAALESSEARFKAVAEAASDWIWETDAQQRLTYLSPRFTELTGHTLERWLQRPISDLFDCDTGQVETWLHSLAGSESTGNLRCQYRDHQEQRRECRIAAKAIIEHKTCRGFRGTCTDITDEVAAHAQVQHLSLHDALTGLPNRNKLFRFLDDARGGEQALLMLDLDNFKPINDSLGHPAGDAVLIEVARRLGQVTRDTDLVARLGGDEFVIVLARPGKHDEVDRFCARVIETLKRPITFEQHKVQVGVSLGVVLSAEYPGSASDLIRYADVALYSAKQAGKHTWRYFSAQLNSALLEKRELERELREGIARGELRLHFQPRFKVDGVTVASAEALVRWQHPRLGLLRPDHFIALAEESDLIVQLGNWVLQEACRLARGWPLEILVSVNMSPAQFSRSDVVRDVADALRHTGLPAHRLELEITENVMLNDVEGALQTMNALKELGVRLNIDDFGTGYSSLGYLRTYPFDSIKIDKRFVQSLGTSSSDRSVVQAIINLGNAMGMTVTAEGVETAEQLALLNDDQCHEVQGYLLSRPVENQVLLALLGAGEIQPRETSQKVDPS; from the coding sequence ATGGATGCAACCTTCGGCAGTAATTCGTCGCGCAGTCAGGTGGTTCGGCAGTTGACGCTGGTCTTTTCCAGCCTGCTGTTGTTGATTTTGCTGCTGGGCCTGGTTTCCTTGTACCGCATCGCCGAGTCACTGGATGCGCGCGAACGAACCCAGAGCCGGTTTCACGCCGAGTCGGCACTGGCTCAATTGCAGAAGAACGAACGCAACTACCTGGTCTCCTATGCCGTGTGGCAAGCCGCATACGATCACTTGGCTGGCCGCGTGGACCGGCACTGGGCCTACGACGAGGATAACCTGGGCGAGACGCTCTACAGCACGGACGGCTATGAAGGGGTGTTCGTCCTGGGTGACGATGGCACCCACTACGCGTTGCTGGAAGGGCAGCTCAGCGAACAACGCTTCGAACGCCACAGCGGCAGCCGCGCCCAGGTTCTGCAACGGGCCCGGCAGGCGACGACGCAGGAGCAACAGGCAGCCTCCGGCTACCTGGTGTTCGATGGCCAGCCGGCGCTGTTCACCGCAGCGGTCATCCGCCCGTCCTCGGCCGCGCAGCCGCTGCCGGCCTCTGGCGCAGTGCTGGTGTTCGTGCGGGTGCTCAGCCCGAAGGTGCTCGGTCAACTGGGGCGCTCTGCCGGGTTGGCCGGCTTTGCCGTGGTTGCCGCAAGCCAGGTGCAGGCAGATCAGGAGCGCTTGCCCCTGGAGGACAGTGGCTACGCCCTGACCTGGCATATCGAGCAGCCTGGGACGGAGCTGCTCAAGACGGTCCTGTTGCCCCTGGCCCTGGCGTTGCTGATCATCGCCCTGGTCATGCTGTTGTTCGCCCGCTATGCCATGCGTGCCACCGCCAGCATGGACCGTAGCCACCACGCGCTGGCGGCCTCGAAAGCCGCCCTGGAGTCCAGTGAAGCGCGCTTCAAGGCAGTGGCCGAGGCCGCATCGGACTGGATCTGGGAAACCGATGCGCAGCAGCGCCTGACTTATCTTTCACCGCGCTTTACCGAGCTGACCGGGCATACCTTGGAGCGCTGGCTGCAACGCCCCATCAGCGACCTGTTCGATTGTGATACCGGCCAGGTCGAGACCTGGCTGCACAGCCTCGCCGGCAGCGAATCGACCGGCAACCTGCGTTGCCAGTACCGGGATCATCAGGAGCAACGCCGGGAGTGCCGGATCGCTGCCAAGGCCATCATCGAACACAAGACCTGCCGGGGTTTCCGCGGTACCTGCACGGACATCACCGACGAGGTGGCGGCCCATGCGCAGGTTCAGCACCTGTCGCTGCACGATGCGCTTACCGGCCTGCCCAACCGCAACAAGCTGTTCCGCTTCCTGGATGATGCCAGGGGCGGCGAGCAGGCGTTGCTGATGCTCGACCTGGACAATTTCAAGCCGATCAACGACAGCCTCGGCCACCCGGCCGGGGATGCCGTGCTGATCGAAGTGGCCCGCCGGCTGGGCCAGGTGACCCGCGACACCGACCTGGTGGCACGCCTGGGCGGTGACGAGTTCGTCATCGTGCTGGCCCGGCCGGGCAAACACGATGAAGTGGACCGCTTTTGCGCGCGGGTCATCGAAACCCTCAAGCGCCCGATCACCTTCGAGCAACACAAGGTCCAGGTCGGGGTCAGCCTCGGGGTGGTGTTGTCCGCAGAATATCCCGGCTCCGCCAGTGACCTGATCCGTTATGCCGATGTCGCCTTGTACAGCGCGAAGCAGGCCGGCAAGCATACCTGGCGCTACTTCTCGGCACAGTTGAACTCGGCATTGCTGGAAAAGCGCGAGCTGGAGCGTGAATTGCGCGAAGGCATCGCCCGTGGCGAGCTGCGCTTGCATTTCCAGCCGCGCTTCAAGGTGGATGGGGTAACGGTGGCCTCTGCCGAGGCGCTGGTGCGCTGGCAACATCCACGGCTCGGCCTGCTGCGGCCGGACCACTTCATTGCCCTGGCCGAGGAGTCCGACCTGATCGTGCAACTGGGCAACTGGGTACTCCAGGAGGCATGCAGGCTGGCGCGTGGCTGGCCGCTGGAAATCCTGGTCTCGGTCAACATGTCGCCGGCACAGTTCAGCCGCAGCGACGTGGTGCGGGACGTGGCTGACGCACTGCGGCACACCGGCCTGCCTGCCCACCGCCTGGAGCTGGAGATTACCGAGAACGTCATGCTCAATGACGTGGAAGGTGCCCTGCAGACCATGAATGCGTTGAAGGAGCTGGGGGTACGCCTGAACATCGATGACTTCGGTACCGGCTATTCCTCCCTGGGTTACCTGCGTACCTACCCGTTCGACAGCATCAAGATCGACAAACGCTTCGTCCAGTCGTTGGGCACCAGCAGCAGTGACCGCAGCGTGGTGCAGGCTATCATCAACCTGGGTAACGCGATGGGCATGACGGTCACGGCCGAAGGCGTGGAGACTGCGGAGCAGTTGGCACTGCTCAATGATGACCAGTGCCATGAAGTGCAGGGCTACCTGCTGAGCAGGCCGGTGGAAAACCAGGTTTTACTGGCGCTGCTGGGCGCGGGCGAGATCCAACCCCGGGAGACTTCCCAGAAGGTGGATCCATCTTGA